CCGCGAGAGGCTGCGCCCCGCCCATGCCCCCAAGTCCGGCGGTGAGAACCCACCTGCCCGCGAGCGTGCCCCCGAAGTGGCGCCGCGCGACCTCCGCGAAGGTCTCGTAGGTCCCCTGCAGGATCCCCTGCGTTCCGATGTAGATCCAGCTTCCGGCCGTCATCTGGCCGTACATGATGAGCCCCTGGGCCTCCAGATCCCGGAAGCAGTCCCAGTTGGCCCAGGCCGGGACCAGGTGCGAGTTGGCGATGAGAACGCGCGGGGCCATCGGATGCGTCCGGAAAACGGCGACCGGCTTGCCCGATTGCACAAGGAGCGTCTCGTCGTTTCCCAGGGATCGAAGCGAGCGGACGAGGGCCTCGAAGCAATCCCAGTTGCGCGCCGCCTTTCCCGAGCCTCCATAGACGACGAGGTCCTGTGGCCGTTCCGCGACGTCCGGATCGAGGTTGTTCATCAGCATCCGGAGCGCCGCCTCCTGCACCCATCCCTTGCACGAGAGCTCGCGCCCTCGAGGGGCGCGCACCTCGCGCGCCCGCGCCCGTCCCGCCGTCGCGCTCATTTCTGCATCTCCTCCCTGCCGCCCTCTTCGGACGCCGACTGAAACCAGGCCTCGCCCTCGCGAACCAGATCCTCCCACGACACGACCGCCTTGACCGGAATCCCGAGAGCCCGCGTGAAGCGCTCGCCGTATGATCTGCGCAGGATCCTCGGATCGAGGATGGCGAAGATCCCTCGATCGCCGCGGCTTCGGATCAGGCGGCCGAAACCCTGCCGGAAGCGGACGATCGCCTCGGGGAGCATGAAGTCCTCGAAGCCGTCGCCACCCTCCTCCCGCAATCTCTCGGCCAGGGCCTCCACATACGGGTCGGTCGGGACGGGAAAGGGAAGACGCACCATCACGAGGATCTCGAGCTCCTCCCCGGGGAAGTCGACCCCCTCCCAGAAGCTCGCCGCCCCCAAGAGAACGGCCCGTTCGCTGGCCTGAAAGGCCTGGGCGAGGGCCTGGCGGCTCGCGTCCCGGCCCTGAGCATAGACATGGATCCCGCGATCTTCCAGCGGTCCTCGGATCGCCTCCTCGACTCGCCGCAGCGTTTCGTGGGAGGTGAAGAGGACGAGGATCTTCCGCGGAATCTCGCGCGCGAGGCGCTCGATCGCCTGCGCGAGATCGACCTCGTGGCCCGCATCGCGGGGATCCCTCATCAATCGCGGCACCAGGACGCGCACTTGGCGCTCCAGATCGAAGACGGGCGGAAGGACCAGCTCTCGGCAACCCTCGCGCAAGCCGCACTGCCGGGCGAAGAAGCCCGTGGAGCCGTCGACGGCGAGAGTCGCGGAGGTGAGAACGAGCGGGCGCCCTCCCGAGAGCCGCTCGCCGAGCGAATCGGAGAGGGCGATCGGACGGGAGCGGATCGTCGCGCCATCGTTCGCCTCGTTCTCGAACCAGAAGACGGCCCCGGGGTCGCCCGCCTCGACCAGGAAGGTGAGGTCCCGGACGGCGACATCCAGGTCCTCGATCGCTCCGGAGATCTCAGACAGGAGCGATCGGCCCGCGTCGCCGGAACCGAGCGGCCCCGAGAGTTCGTCCAGGAATCTCCGGTGGGCGTCGAGCAGGGCGCCCGCGGCGTCGAGGAGGGGGTAGGTCGTCTCGGGGAACGGCCCGCCCGAGCCGGCGCCGAGGCGGTAGCGCGCGCGGCCGCCGGTCGCGGGGAAACCCTCCATCGAGCGGAGCGCATCGAAGTAGGCGCGCGACCGATCGATCAAACTCCCGAGGTCGGCCTCCAGCTCGCGGATCCGCGCCACCCAGCGAGCCCGGTCGACGCGGGAGTGCCACCCCCTGATCGCGCGGCGGATCCTGTCCGTCGCGCCCGGCTCCCCTTGTCCCCCCAACCCCATCAGGACCGAGATCCAGGAGCGGGAAGAGACGCTCCGGGCGAGCGCGTCGGCCGCGACCCTCGGAAGGTGGTGCGCCTCGTCGACCACGAGGCCGTCGTAGGGAGGCAGGCCCGCTCCTCCGCCGAGGATCTCGAGCACGAGGAGGGCGTGGTTGACGAGGACCAGATGGGCGTCTCGGGCTCTTCGGCGGGAGAGCTTGAAGTAGCAACCCTGGTCGGGCGCGCACTCGTTGGAAGCGCAGAAGCGCGCCTCGGAGCTGACGCGCGACAGGAGCGCGCGCAGCCGGGGCGCCAGCGCCGGGGCATCGTCCAAGTCGCCCGACTCGGTGCGCTGCGCCCATCCCTCGAAAGCGCGCGTGAAGGCCTCGCCGTCGGTGGTTCCGAGGAACTCCGGCCGCGCCATCTCCCAGCGGCGCCGGCAGAGGTAGTTGGCCCGCCCTTTCAGGACGGCAACGTCGATTCTCCGATCGGTGAGCCTGCGCAGCAGAGGCAGATCCCTCCGCAGGATCTGGTCCTGAAGATTGCGCGTGTGGGTCGAGACGAGCAGGACCTTCCCTTCCGCCTTGGCCCAGAAGGCCCCGGAGACGAGATAGGCGAGAGACTTGCCGACCCCTGTCGGCGCCTCGACGATCAGCGTCTCGGAGTTCTCGAGGGTCGCGCGCACGGCCGCGGCCATCTCCGCCTGCTGCGGGCGCCACTCGTGCCGATCCAGGACGCGGGAGAGAGTCCCCCTGGGCCCGAAGACGCGATCGATCGAAGCCTGCAGGCTCAATGCTCCTTCCCGTCCCGCTCTCCACGCGGCGCCCGGTCCGACGCCTCACCCCCCGCCCTGAGGAGCGCGATCTCCTGCGCGAGCGCGCGGAAGGCCTCTGTCAGGCGCGCCAGCCGGACAGTGAGATGAAGCACGATCGCAAGCAGAACCACGACGCAGAGAAGCAAGAAGAAGGCCGGCGGATAGTCGATGCCGATCCATCGGCTGATCGCGTCGGCTTGCTTCTGGACGAGGCCGGCCAAGACCGCGAGCCCCGTGAGGAGAAGCCAGAGGATCGAGTATTCCAGGCCCAGGGATCTCCGGCGGACCATCCCGAGAACGACCAGCAAGAAGATCAAGCCCACTCCGATGATCAGCAGGCGCGCGCTGAGGGTCACGGGACCTCCTCATCGATGGCCCTGCGCTTCTCGCTGAGGGCGAGCAGGATCGAGAGGGTCATCTTGATGACGTAGTAGATCGGTCGCAAACCGCTGTGGATCGAGCTGCCGGTCGGCTTCTCGTACATCGTGACAGGGACCTCGGTGATCCGAAAACCCCGGCGGCCCACGAGGATCAGGATGTCGGCATCCGGGTAGTCCTGGGGAAAGTGGTTTCCCCGAGAGTGGAAGAGGACGAGGCGGCGGCTCAGGG
The sequence above is a segment of the Candidatus Eisenbacteria bacterium genome. Coding sequences within it:
- a CDS encoding DUF2304 domain-containing protein, whose product is MTLSARLLIIGVGLIFLLVVLGMVRRRSLGLEYSILWLLLTGLAVLAGLVQKQADAISRWIGIDYPPAFFLLLCVVVLLAIVLHLTVRLARLTEAFRALAQEIALLRAGGEASDRAPRGERDGKEH